A single region of the Triticum dicoccoides isolate Atlit2015 ecotype Zavitan chromosome 2B, WEW_v2.0, whole genome shotgun sequence genome encodes:
- the LOC119360870 gene encoding atherin-like, protein MEMKLKATTKKQKIEDFKEHLVNSPHSLFSSSSHLRFIFVVLPPLLTRYPLSEKNLSWTGNVRASGRSLQVPSSDTTPDPLVVALARAAAADPLPHLPPSNANPSPHHDRHRPSWPPPPPPAAAAASAPAVAIAPRSSRGRRPHVPPRPLPCAPTTPSPAAAPQVHFAMSSSADHPAASRDPLFRQLHFTGTERAGGRRATRGAVAARGRRADPGTVSIDLAAGVAACSSASGVLLIQRRREKGLRERGNRGRKKKEKGRTQGERGSCRR, encoded by the exons atggagatgaagctcaaggCCACTACGAAGAAACAaaagattgaagatttcaaggagcat ttggtgaatagtccgcaCAGTTTATTTTCGTCATCCTCCCATCTCCGTTTTATTTTCGTCGTCCTCCCACCTCTGCTTACTCGGTACCCTCTAAGCGAAAAAAACCTGTCTTGGACTGGCAACGTGCGAGCGAGCGGGCGAAGCCTCCAGGTGCCCTCGAGCGACACCACACCAGATCCCCTCGTCGTTGCCCTCGCCCGCGCAGCCGCCGCCGATCCCCTCCCCCATCTTCCTCCCTCAAACGCTAACCCGTCTCCACACCACGACCGCCACCGCCCGTCGTGGCCGCCCCCGCCACctcccgccgcggccgccgcctcaGCTCCAGCCGTGGCCATCGCGCCCAGATCCAGCCGCGGCCGCCGCCCCCACGTCCCACCGCGGCCGCTGCCCTGCGCGCCAACGACCCCTTCCCCCGCTGCTGCGCCACAGGTCCACTTCGCCATGAGCTCCAGCGCCGACCATCCCGCCGCTTCTCGTGATCCCCTCTTCCGTCAGCTCCACTTCACCGGAACC GAACGGGCAGGCGGCCGGCGGGCGACGCGAGGCGCGGTGGCGGCGCGAGGAAGACGGGCAGATCCGGGCACGGTGTCGATCGATCTGGCGGCTGGTGTGGCGGCTTGTTCCAGTGCCAGCGGCGTCCTGCTCATCCAGAGAAGGAGAGAGAAGGGCCTGAGGGAGagaggaaacagaggaagaaagaagaaggagaagggacGCACGCAGGGTGAGAGAGGCAGTTGCCggcgatga